One genomic region from Sphingobacterium sp. UGAL515B_05 encodes:
- a CDS encoding epoxyqueuosine reductase QueH — protein MENKEFVRERLTLPGEGKKLLLHSCCAPCSGEVMEALIASDIDFTIYFYNPNIHPRKEYDLRKDENIRFAEKHNIPFIDADYDVDHWFDLAKGMEQEPERGIRCTMCFDMRFEKTAEYAAANGFDVISSSLGISRWKNMEQINDCGLRAASRHEGMEYWTFNWRKKGGSARMLEVSKKEKFYMQEYCGCAYSLRDTNKWRMANGREKIELGKNYYE, from the coding sequence ATGGAAAATAAGGAATTTGTAAGGGAGAGGTTGACATTACCGGGAGAAGGCAAGAAATTACTTTTACACTCCTGCTGTGCTCCTTGTTCTGGAGAAGTGATGGAAGCACTGATTGCTTCAGATATCGATTTTACGATTTATTTTTACAATCCCAATATTCATCCCCGCAAAGAATATGATTTACGCAAAGACGAGAACATCCGATTTGCGGAAAAACACAATATTCCTTTTATTGATGCCGATTACGATGTTGACCATTGGTTTGATTTGGCTAAGGGAATGGAGCAAGAGCCCGAAAGAGGCATCCGTTGCACCATGTGTTTTGATATGCGTTTTGAAAAAACAGCGGAATATGCAGCTGCCAATGGTTTTGATGTGATTTCAAGTTCACTGGGTATATCACGCTGGAAAAACATGGAGCAGATCAATGACTGTGGTTTACGCGCGGCCTCTCGCCATGAAGGGATGGAATATTGGACATTCAACTGGCGCAAGAAAGGTGGTTCTGCCCGTATGCTGGAGGTCTCTAAAAAGGAGAAATTCTATATGCAGGAATATTGCGGCTGTGCTTATTCACTACGCGACACCAACAAGTGGCGTATGGCAAATGGGCGTGAAAAGATAGAGTTAGGCAAAAATTATTATGAATAA
- a CDS encoding DUF177 domain-containing protein, translating to MKHLKQYRIPFSGLNAGKHNFEFDINKKFFDCYEHSIVKDGNLKAEVELQKQENLLILHFDIQGEIQLTCDTCLKEFMSPISIQERILVKFTDEDWTDNTEEVLILSKSDHELDIAELFYEYINLAVPYIVKCEEQGQGIQCDPEMLALFKSEPDSEEQKEEEIIDPRWEALRNIKNN from the coding sequence GTGAAACATCTAAAACAATACAGAATTCCCTTTTCGGGGCTCAACGCTGGAAAGCACAATTTTGAGTTTGACATTAATAAAAAGTTCTTTGACTGCTACGAACATTCGATTGTAAAAGACGGCAATCTAAAAGCAGAGGTTGAATTGCAAAAACAGGAAAATCTTTTGATTTTGCATTTTGATATCCAAGGTGAAATTCAATTGACTTGTGATACCTGCTTAAAAGAGTTTATGTCGCCGATTTCAATTCAAGAACGAATATTAGTCAAATTCACGGATGAAGATTGGACAGATAATACCGAAGAGGTGTTGATTTTATCCAAAAGCGACCATGAGTTGGATATAGCTGAATTATTCTATGAATACATTAATTTAGCTGTTCCCTATATCGTAAAATGTGAAGAGCAGGGACAGGGGATACAATGTGATCCTGAGATGCTCGCATTATTCAAAAGCGAGCCAGATTCAGAGGAACAAAAAGAAGAAGAAATTATCGACCCACGTTGGGAAGCATTGAGAAATATTAAAAATAACTAA
- the rpmF gene encoding 50S ribosomal protein L32 → MAHPKRKTSKSRRDKRRTHYKAEAPSLTVCKETGAVHLPHRAYTVDGNLYYNGKLIIENTAVV, encoded by the coding sequence ATGGCACATCCAAAACGTAAAACTTCTAAATCAAGAAGAGACAAAAGAAGAACACATTATAAAGCTGAAGCTCCAAGCTTGACAGTATGTAAAGAAACTGGCGCAGTTCATTTACCTCACCGTGCATATACTGTAGACGGAAACTTGTACTACAACGGTAAATTGATCATTGAAAATACAGCTGTTGTCTAA
- the plsX gene encoding phosphate acyltransferase PlsX → MKIGLDILGGDYAPKATITGAIEAQKQLTGDQKIVLFGNTEETKQLINQAGGNSSDFEYVEAPEVIAMGEHPTKAITQKPNSSIAKGFEYLKNKEIDSFASAGNTGAMLVGSMFSVKAIPGVLRPAIASIVPKLKSGFGILLDVGANADCKPEMLNQFAILGSVFAEHVFNVSNPKVGLLNIGEEEEKGNILTTSTYPLLKANDKINFIGNAEGRDLFSDHADVYVCDGFTGNVVLKLAESFYVVTLKKGFKDDFFDRFNYEQYGGSPILGVNAPVIIGHGISTPEAIKNMVLFSRDMIESKFIDSIRSIFN, encoded by the coding sequence ATGAAGATTGGTTTAGATATTTTAGGAGGAGATTATGCTCCTAAAGCAACGATAACAGGTGCTATTGAAGCACAAAAACAGCTTACTGGAGACCAAAAGATAGTCCTTTTTGGTAATACTGAAGAGACTAAACAATTAATCAATCAAGCCGGAGGAAATTCATCTGACTTTGAATATGTAGAGGCTCCAGAAGTCATTGCAATGGGTGAACATCCAACCAAAGCAATAACTCAAAAACCCAACTCAAGTATTGCGAAGGGATTTGAATATTTAAAAAACAAAGAAATTGACTCATTCGCTTCTGCTGGTAATACCGGTGCCATGCTTGTGGGCTCAATGTTCAGCGTTAAAGCTATCCCAGGCGTATTGCGTCCTGCTATAGCATCCATTGTTCCCAAATTAAAATCAGGCTTCGGAATCTTACTGGACGTCGGCGCAAATGCAGACTGTAAACCAGAGATGTTGAACCAATTTGCAATCTTGGGAAGTGTCTTTGCCGAACATGTGTTTAATGTATCCAATCCTAAAGTTGGATTATTGAATATCGGAGAAGAAGAAGAAAAAGGAAACATCCTAACAACCTCTACCTACCCCCTACTAAAAGCCAACGACAAGATTAACTTTATCGGAAATGCAGAAGGCCGCGACCTATTTAGTGACCATGCCGACGTTTACGTCTGTGATGGGTTTACAGGTAATGTCGTCTTGAAACTTGCAGAATCATTTTATGTAGTAACGTTGAAAAAAGGTTTTAAAGATGATTTCTTCGACCGATTCAACTACGAACAGTACGGCGGTAGCCCCATTTTGGGAGTTAATGCTCCTGTCATTATTGGCCATGGTATTTCGACACCTGAGGCCATTAAAAATATGGTTTTATTTTCAAGAGATATGATCGAGTCTAAGTTCATTGACAGCATCAGGTCTATTTTCAATTAG
- a CDS encoding beta-ketoacyl-ACP synthase III, translating into MSKIHAAITAVNGYVPDYILTNKELETMVDTNDEWIVSRTGIKERRILKGEGLATSDLAVPAVQGLLKKRGIAATDIDLIIFCTSTPDMLFPATANILADKIGATNAWGFDLQAACSGFLFGLNTGTQFITAGTHKKVLVIGADKMSSVINYQDRNTCILFGDGCGCVLLEPNEEGLGIQDAILKTDGSGGQFLNIKGGGSLNPASHATVDAGLHYAYQEGRTVFKFAVTNMADVAHEVMVKNNLKSEDIAWLVPHQANKRIIDATAERVGLPEEKVMVNIQKYGNTTSGTIPLCLWEWESQLKKGDNLILAAFGGGFTWGSIYLKWAY; encoded by the coding sequence ATGTCAAAGATTCACGCCGCAATCACGGCTGTAAATGGTTACGTTCCGGATTACATCCTTACTAACAAAGAATTGGAAACAATGGTCGATACCAACGACGAATGGATTGTTTCCAGAACGGGGATCAAAGAGCGTCGCATCTTAAAAGGTGAAGGGCTTGCTACTTCAGATCTTGCTGTACCTGCTGTTCAAGGTTTATTGAAAAAAAGAGGTATAGCTGCTACAGATATTGACCTCATCATCTTTTGTACGAGTACCCCAGATATGCTGTTCCCCGCCACGGCTAATATTTTGGCCGATAAAATCGGAGCGACCAATGCATGGGGATTTGATCTTCAAGCCGCTTGCTCAGGTTTCTTGTTCGGTCTGAATACAGGAACACAGTTTATCACTGCGGGCACGCATAAAAAAGTCCTTGTTATCGGTGCAGATAAAATGTCTTCGGTAATCAATTACCAAGACCGTAATACCTGTATCCTCTTTGGCGATGGATGTGGATGTGTACTATTGGAACCAAATGAAGAAGGTTTAGGTATACAAGATGCTATTTTAAAAACCGATGGTTCCGGAGGACAATTTTTGAATATCAAAGGTGGGGGTTCACTTAATCCGGCCTCACATGCAACTGTAGATGCAGGATTACACTATGCCTACCAAGAAGGCCGTACAGTGTTCAAATTTGCGGTAACCAATATGGCAGATGTTGCGCACGAAGTTATGGTCAAGAATAACTTGAAATCAGAGGATATTGCTTGGTTGGTACCGCATCAGGCCAACAAACGTATCATTGATGCGACAGCAGAACGCGTGGGATTGCCAGAAGAGAAGGTTATGGTGAACATTCAAAAATATGGTAATACGACGAGTGGAACAATCCCTTTGTGTTTATGGGAATGGGAATCGCAATTGAAAAAAGGGGATAATCTTATCCTTGCTGCTTTCGGCGGTGGTTTTACCTGGGGATCCATCTATTTAAAATGGGCGTATTAA
- the accB gene encoding acetyl-CoA carboxylase biotin carboxyl carrier protein, translating to MGMDIKQIQDLIKFVSKSGVNEVSIEEQDFKITIKTNQEPTYVTATVPAVAPIAAPQVAQAAAPAPVASPAAPAANADANLITIKSPMIGTFYRSAGPGKPSFINIGDDINTGSVLCIVEAMKLFNEIESEVSGKIVKILVEDAQPVEFDQPLFLVEPK from the coding sequence ATGGGTATGGATATCAAACAAATTCAGGACTTGATTAAATTCGTTTCAAAATCAGGTGTGAATGAAGTCTCAATTGAAGAGCAAGATTTTAAAATTACAATAAAAACAAATCAAGAGCCTACGTATGTGACAGCTACTGTTCCCGCTGTTGCTCCTATCGCTGCTCCTCAAGTTGCGCAAGCAGCGGCACCAGCTCCTGTGGCTAGCCCTGCAGCACCAGCGGCAAACGCTGACGCAAACTTGATAACAATCAAATCACCAATGATCGGTACATTCTACCGTTCGGCTGGACCAGGTAAACCATCTTTCATCAATATCGGTGATGATATCAATACCGGTTCTGTTTTATGTATCGTTGAAGCAATGAAATTATTCAACGAAATTGAATCTGAAGTTTCAGGTAAAATCGTTAAGATTTTGGTAGAAGATGCTCAACCTGTTGAGTTTGACCAACCATTATTCTTAGTTGAGCCTAAGTAA
- the accC gene encoding acetyl-CoA carboxylase biotin carboxylase subunit — protein MFKKILIANRGEIALRIIRTCREMGIKSVAVYSTADRDSLHVRFADEAVCIGPPPSRDSYLNIPNIISAAELTNADAIHPGYGFLSENARFSAICAEYGIKFIGATAEQIEKMGDKSRAKDTMKKAGVPTVPGSDGLISNVKEGITLANEIGYPVIIKATAGGGGRGMRIIWKDEEFEPAWDSARVESAAAFGNDGIYLEKYVEEPRHIEFQIVGDQFGTVCHLSERDCSIQRRHQKLIEESPSPFMTPELRAEMGEAAVKGAKAVNYEGAGTIEFLVDKHRNFYFMEMNTRIQVEHPVTEEVINFDLIKEQIKVAAGIPISGKNYEPGMHAIECRINAEDPFNNFRPSPGKITNFHSPGGHGVRVDTHVYSGYSIPPNYDSMIAKLITVAQTREEAICTMERALSEFVIEGIKTTIPLHLRLMRDPNFRAGNFTTKFMETFDLTEYPAED, from the coding sequence ATGTTCAAAAAAATATTAATTGCAAATAGAGGCGAGATTGCCCTGCGCATTATCCGTACCTGTCGTGAAATGGGTATTAAGAGTGTTGCAGTATATTCGACTGCTGACAGAGACAGCTTACACGTGAGATTTGCGGACGAAGCCGTTTGTATTGGTCCTCCACCGAGTAGAGACTCTTACTTAAACATTCCAAATATTATTTCTGCAGCTGAATTGACAAATGCAGATGCGATTCATCCAGGATACGGCTTCTTATCGGAAAATGCACGCTTTTCAGCAATCTGTGCAGAATATGGTATCAAATTTATTGGTGCTACTGCAGAACAGATCGAAAAAATGGGTGATAAATCCCGTGCTAAGGATACCATGAAAAAAGCTGGTGTTCCTACCGTTCCAGGATCGGATGGTTTGATTTCAAACGTAAAAGAAGGTATTACATTAGCGAATGAAATCGGCTACCCAGTAATCATCAAAGCAACTGCTGGTGGTGGTGGTCGTGGTATGCGTATCATTTGGAAAGACGAAGAGTTCGAACCAGCTTGGGATTCTGCGCGTGTTGAATCTGCTGCGGCTTTCGGTAACGATGGCATCTACCTTGAAAAATATGTAGAAGAACCGCGTCACATCGAATTCCAAATTGTGGGCGATCAGTTCGGTACAGTATGTCACTTATCGGAACGTGACTGTTCAATACAACGTCGTCACCAAAAATTGATCGAAGAATCTCCATCCCCATTTATGACCCCTGAGTTAAGAGCTGAGATGGGTGAAGCTGCTGTTAAAGGTGCCAAAGCTGTAAATTATGAAGGTGCAGGTACCATTGAATTCTTGGTTGACAAACACCGTAATTTCTATTTCATGGAAATGAACACCCGTATACAGGTAGAACACCCTGTTACGGAAGAAGTTATCAATTTTGATTTGATCAAAGAACAGATAAAAGTGGCTGCAGGGATCCCAATTTCAGGAAAAAACTACGAACCAGGAATGCATGCGATTGAATGTCGTATCAATGCGGAGGATCCTTTTAACAATTTCCGTCCATCACCAGGTAAAATCACCAACTTCCACTCTCCAGGGGGGCATGGTGTCCGTGTAGATACACATGTTTATTCAGGTTATTCAATTCCGCCTAACTATGATTCTATGATTGCTAAATTGATCACTGTTGCGCAAACACGTGAGGAAGCAATTTGTACCATGGAACGTGCATTAAGCGAATTTGTCATTGAAGGGATCAAAACAACCATTCCTTTACATTTGAGATTGATGCGCGACCCTAACTTTAGAGCCGGAAATTTCACGACAAAGTTTATGGAAAC